From Pieris rapae chromosome 3, ilPieRapa1.1, whole genome shotgun sequence, a single genomic window includes:
- the LOC110993280 gene encoding uncharacterized protein LOC110993280 codes for MDFKPKKSILHFSSECEELGMLNINLGKGDMEEIIEIIRQWIEKQPHFKSKNFSTNYLKMSILGAKGSIERVKSLLDKSCTLRTLLPHYFQFSDMKSDLKELFEIVTPVILPNYSKDNARIFIMKFWSDIKKSSQITELHKNSIRMIEYIMQVDNVSSMHMCIDLLNINVFDLVSKQNPFELKDVATITMGGYGTRVKGVHCITTSKYVDAFVALLKQVLSPKLISRIHVYRTWSELYDVLGKDVIPIEFGGNEKSIREIHDDWQDELSSEEFKKYLEERSKMCTDESLRPKDRFNDEYAGMPGSFRVLSVD; via the exons ATGGATTTTAAACCgaagaaatcaatattacaCTTTTCAAGTGAATGCGAAGAACTTGGGatgctaaatataaatttaggaAAAGGTGATATGGAagaaattatagaaattataagACAATGGATTGAAAAACAGCCACACTTCAAAAGCAAAAATTTCA GCACAAACTATCTAAAAATGAGCATTCTTGGGGCGAAAGGATCTATAGAGCGAGTCAAAAGTTTATTGGACAAATCCTGCACTTTAAGAACTTTGCTACcacattattttcaattttcggATATGAAAAGTGATTTAAAAGAACTGTTTGAGATCGT GACCCCTGTTATTTTACCCAACTATTCAAAAGACAACGCAAGAATATTCATAATGAAATTCTGGAGTGATATTAAGAAATCATCACAAATAACAGAATTGCACAAAAATTCAATCCGA ATGATTGAATATATAATGCAAGTAGACAATGTATCTTCTATGCATATGTGTATAGatcttttgaatataaatgtattcgaTCTAGTATCCAAACAAAATCCATTTGAACTGAAGGATGTTGCGACAATAACTATG GGAGGATATGGAACGAGAGTAAAAGGTGTACATTGTATAACAACATCAAAGTACGTTGACGCTTTTGTAGCTCTTTTAAAGCAAGTGCTCTCGCCGAAGTTAATAAGCCGGATACACGTTTATAGAACTTGGAGTGAACTGTACGATGTTCTTGGTAAAGATGTTATTCCAATTGAGTTTGGTGGAAATGAGAAATCTATTAGAGAAATTCACG ATGACTGGCAAGATGAACTGTCTTCTGAAGAATTCAAGAAGTATCTAGAAGAAAGAAGTAAAATGTGCACTGATGAATCTCTACGGCCAAAGGATAGGTTTAATGATGAATATGCTGGAATGCCGGGTTCATTTAGAGTTTTAAGtgttgattaa
- the LOC110993265 gene encoding uncharacterized protein LOC110993265 isoform X1 — protein sequence MEYKPIKQFLKLRYDTLQYVYKSINFKDESEMEDAIKLVREWLEEQPHFRRKDFTHNLLRANIIISKGSIEVTKQRLDKMCTLRTLMPDHFKCFDAKKDFENVFKVIRPIVLPQLSKDHFRVFTVKVYDSLQAAEITQAMKYTMLIGEYMKQCDCIGEYIGIFDLTEVKSIVELIKNLNLMDLRKTLTVLFEGHGMRLKGIYFVTTSKVIDTLIGILKQVLKPKIIKRIKVFKTWEEIYDLIGREIIPADFGGYEKTEKEIHDDWIEALSEEGFKKYFRDISSARTVESCRPNLMFSEEYAGLPGTFRLLSVD from the exons ATGGAATATAAACCGATAAagcaatttttaaagttaagatATGACACATTACAGTATGTGTATAAAAGTATCAATTTTAAAGATGAAAGCGAAATGGAAGATGCCATTAAATTAGTAAGAGAGTGGTTGGAAGAGCAGCCACATTTCCGAAGAAAAGACTTTA CTCACAATTTATTGCGAGCCAACATTATTATATCGAAGGGATCGATAGAAGTTACTAAGCAGAGACTTGATAAGATGTGTACTTTACGGACTCTTATGCCTGATCACTTTAAGTGTTTTGATGCGAAGAAggattttgaaaatgtatttaaagttat AAGACCGATCGTCCTTCCTCAGCTTTCGAAAGACCACTTCCGAGTTTTTACAGTGAAAGTCTACGATAGTTTGCAGGCCGCAGAGATAACGCAAGCCatgaaatatactatgttG ATTGGTGAATACATGAAGCAATGTGACTGTATAGGAGAATATATTGGAATTTTCGACTTGACTGAAGTTAAAAGCATCGtggaattgataaaaaatttgaacCTTATGGATTTACGAAAAACATTAACAGTTTtgttt GAAGGTCACGGGATGCGTCTCAaaggaatatattttgtaacgaCATCTAAAGTAATCGATACATTGATCGGTATATTGAAACAAGTACTGAAACCAAAGATAATAAAACGAATAaaggtatttaaaacatgGGAAGAAATCTATGATTTAATTGGAAGAGAAATAATTCCAGCTGATTTTGGTGGCTATGAGAAAACGGAAAAAGAGATACATG ATGATTGGATCGAGGCTTTAAGCGAGGAGGGTTTCAAGAAATACTTTCGGGATATAAGCTCTGCGCGCACTGTTGAGAGTTGCAGGCCTAATCTTATGTTTAGTGAGGAGTACGCTGGTTTGCCCGGCACATTCCGGCTTCTAAGTGTTGATTAA
- the LOC110993265 gene encoding uncharacterized protein LOC110993265 isoform X2, whose protein sequence is MCTLRTLMPDHFKCFDAKKDFENVFKVIRPIVLPQLSKDHFRVFTVKVYDSLQAAEITQAMKYTMLIGEYMKQCDCIGEYIGIFDLTEVKSIVELIKNLNLMDLRKTLTVLFEGHGMRLKGIYFVTTSKVIDTLIGILKQVLKPKIIKRIKVFKTWEEIYDLIGREIIPADFGGYEKTEKEIHDDWIEALSEEGFKKYFRDISSARTVESCRPNLMFSEEYAGLPGTFRLLSVD, encoded by the exons ATGTGTACTTTACGGACTCTTATGCCTGATCACTTTAAGTGTTTTGATGCGAAGAAggattttgaaaatgtatttaaagttat AAGACCGATCGTCCTTCCTCAGCTTTCGAAAGACCACTTCCGAGTTTTTACAGTGAAAGTCTACGATAGTTTGCAGGCCGCAGAGATAACGCAAGCCatgaaatatactatgttG ATTGGTGAATACATGAAGCAATGTGACTGTATAGGAGAATATATTGGAATTTTCGACTTGACTGAAGTTAAAAGCATCGtggaattgataaaaaatttgaacCTTATGGATTTACGAAAAACATTAACAGTTTtgttt GAAGGTCACGGGATGCGTCTCAaaggaatatattttgtaacgaCATCTAAAGTAATCGATACATTGATCGGTATATTGAAACAAGTACTGAAACCAAAGATAATAAAACGAATAaaggtatttaaaacatgGGAAGAAATCTATGATTTAATTGGAAGAGAAATAATTCCAGCTGATTTTGGTGGCTATGAGAAAACGGAAAAAGAGATACATG ATGATTGGATCGAGGCTTTAAGCGAGGAGGGTTTCAAGAAATACTTTCGGGATATAAGCTCTGCGCGCACTGTTGAGAGTTGCAGGCCTAATCTTATGTTTAGTGAGGAGTACGCTGGTTTGCCCGGCACATTCCGGCTTCTAAGTGTTGATTAA